In Ornithinibacter aureus, the genomic stretch CAGGAGCGCGATCCGCGCGGTGCGGTTCGGGTCGTACTCGATGTGAGCGACCTTCGCCGGGATGCCGTCCTTGTCGTGGCGACGGAAGTCGATGACGCGGTAGGCACGCTTGTGGCCACCACCGATGTGACGGGTGGTGATGCGGCCGTTGTTGTTGCGGCCACCGGTCTTGGTGAGCGGACGGACGAGGGACTTCTCGGGGGTGGAGCGGGTGACCTCGACGAAGTCGGCCACGCTCGACCCGCGACGCCCCGGCGTCGTCGGCTTGTACTTACGGATACCCATGGTTTGTCCTCAGCTTCCTCAGGCGCCGGCGCTGCCGAAGATGTCGATCGAGCCCTCGCGGAGGGTGACGATCGCGCGCTTGGTGTCCTTGCGCTTGCCGATGCCGAACCGCGTACGACGGGCCTTGCCCACGCGGTTCATGGTGTGGACCGAGTCGACCTTCACGTTGAAGATCTGCTCGACGGCGATCTTGATCTCGGTCTTGTTCGACCGCGGGTCGACGATGAAGGTGTACTTGCCCTGGTCGAGCAGCCCGTAGGACTTCTCGGACACCACCGGCGCGATCAGGATGTCGCGGGGGTTCTTGCCCTGGCTCACTTGTCGTCCTCCACATCAGCCTTGTCGGCCTTCTTGGCCTTCGCGGGCTTGTCAGCCTTGTCGGCCTTCTTGGCCTTGGCCGGCTTGTCGTCCTGGACCGCGTCGGCCTTGTCGGCCTTCTTGGCCTTGGCCGGCTTGTCGTCCTGGACCTCGACGGCCTCGGCCGGCGCGGTGTCCTGGATCGCGGACGGCGTGTTGCCCTGGAAGCGGTCGACGAGGGCGTCGAACGCGGCCTTGGTGAACACGACGTCGTCGGCGCACAGCACGTCGTAGGTGTTGAGCTGGTCGACGGCGAGCACGTGCAGGTCGGCGATGTTGCGCACCGACTTCAGCGACACGATGTCGCTGCGGTCGAGCACGACGAGCACGTTCTTGCGCAGCGTCAGGCCAGCGAGCAGCTCGACGGCAGCCTTGGCCGAGGGGACGTCCCCGTTGGAGATCGACTCGACGACGTGGATGCGGTCGTGGCGCGCCCGGTCCGACAGAGCCCCGCGCAGGGCGGCGGCCTTCATCTTCTTGGGGGTGCGCTGCGAGTAGTCACGCGGCTGCGGGCCGTGGACGATGCCACCACCGGCGAACTGCGGTGCGCGGGTCGAGCCCTGACGGGCGCGGCCGGTGCCCTTCTGCTTGTAGGGCTTGCGGCCACCACCGCGCACATCCGCCCGGGTCTTCGTGGCGTGCGTGCCCTGACGGGCCGCCGCGAGCTGGCCGACGACGACCTGGTGGATGAGCGGGACGTTGGTCTGCACGTCGAAGATCTCCGCGGGGAGGTCGACGGTGAGCGTCTTGGTTGCCATGCGGGTCACGCCCCCTTCGCGGCCGAGCGCACGAGAACGACGGCGCCGCGGGGGCCGGGGACGGCACCCTTGAGCAGCAGCAGGCCCTTCTCGGCGTCCACGGCGTGGACGGTGATGTTCTGGGTGGTCTGGCGCACGCCGCCCATGCGGCCGGCCATGCGCATGCCCTTGAAGACGCGGCCGGGCGTGGAGGCCCCACCGATCGAGCCGGGCTTGCGGTGGTTGCGGTGCGAACCGTGCGAGGACGAGACGCCCTTGAAGCCGTGACGCTTCATGACGCCCGCGAAGCCCTTGCCCTTGGTCGTGCCGGTGACGTCGACGCTCTGGCCGACCTCGAAGGTGTCGGCGCCGAGCTCCTGGCCGAGGCTGTAGTCGCCCGCGTCGGCGGTGCGCAGCTCCACGACGTGGCGGCGGGGGGTGACCCCGGCCTTCTCGAAGTGGCCGGTGAGCGGCTTGGTGACCTTGCGCGGGTCGATCGCGCCGTAGCCGAGCTGAACGGCTGCATAGCCGTCGGTCTCGGCGTCGCGGACCTGGGTCACGACGTTCGGGCCGGCCTGGATCACGGTGACGGGCACGAGACGGTTGTTCTCGTCCCACACCTGGGTCATGCCGAGCTTGGTGCCCAGCAGACCCTTCTGGGTCTTGGTGGAAGTGGTCATGTCGTCAGCCTCAGAGCTTGATCTCGATGTTGACGTCAGCCGGGAGGTCGAGACGCATCAGCGAGTCGACGGCCTTGGGCGTCGGGTCGATGATGTCGATGAGGCGCTTGTGGGTGCGCATCTCGAAGTGCTCGCGGCTGTCCTTGTACTTGTGCGGCGACCGGATGACGCAGAACACGTTCTTCTCCGTCGGGAGCGGCACGGGGCCGACCACGGTCGCTCCGGCGCGGGTGACCGTGTCCACGATCTTGCGCGCCGAGCTGTCGATGACCTCGTGGTCATACGACTTCAAGCGGATGCGGATCTTCTGTCCCGCCATCTGACGTTCCCGTCTCTCTCTCGCCTACATCTGTCTCAGTGCGGTTCCGGTGGACCTCCGACCCCCGCGGTCGGGCGTGTCGCCCTTGCTCCGCAGCCCGGCGCAGGCGGTTTCCCGCATGTGTCCGGAGGTTCGGCTGTCCCGGTGGAACCGGGGCCTGGCACTTCGCTCACGAGCCGCCCCGCCGAGATCGGCGGTGCGTCACCTCGCGGCGGTGGGCGAGCGTGACCCTCACGGGACGCGTTCGCACGCCAAGCAACCTGATAAGTGTGCCAGAGGGGATGGGGCCGGACCAAATCGGTCGATACACCACCGACCGGATGCCGTCCGCGCACCTTCGCGCTGATGGCGCGTCGCGAGATGCGCAACGGCCCGAGGGCACTGGCCGGCGGGACCCACATGCGCCTGACAGGTGGTGCTGAGCGCCCTGCCAGCACCGGGCCGCACGGTGGGAGGCATGAACCGGTCGGCACCCCGCCCGCCGGATGACCCCAAGGAGCATCCCCATGCCCGTCTCCCCCACCTCCCTGAAGATCGCGGCCGTGAGCGGTCTGATCGCCATCGGCGCCGGAGTCGGTGTCGCCACCGCCTCGGCCGAGACCACCCCCAGCCCGAGCAGCACCAGCTCGTCCACCACCGGCTCCGGCGCTGCTGCGGCCACCCAGGGGGCCACCTCGAGCAGCACGGACGACACGGGCTATCGCGGCGGCCACAAGGGCGGTCGCGGCATGGACGGTGCAGCCCTCGCCAGCGCCCTCGGGCTGGACGAGGCCAAGGTGACGGCGGCGCTCGACGCCGCCCGCGAGGCCACCCGCCCCGACGCCCCTGCCCAGGGCGAGACCCCGACGCCGCCGACCGAGGCCGAGCGCACGGCACGCCAGACGGCGTTCGCCACCGCCCTGGCCAAGGAGCTCGGCGTCGACGAGGCCAAGGTCACGGCAGCGCTGGAGAAGGTCAAGGCCGCTCACCAGGCCCAGCGCCGGACCGACCTGAGCACCCGCCTCGACGCCGCGGTCACGGCCGGCGACCTCACGGCATCCGACAAGGCCTCGGTGCTCAAGGCGTTCGACGCCGGTGTCCTCCAGGGTGGCTCCGGCCCCCGCTGACTCCCCCACCAGAGGCCGAAGGGCCCCGCACCGTGTCCGGTGCGGGGCCCTTCGGTTGCTCAGGCTACGAGCGGGGGGCGCAGCCCCCGTGCGTCACTTGGTGATCTTGGTGACGCGGCCGGCGCCGACGGTGCGGCCGCCCTCGCGGATCGCGAACTTGAGGCCTTCCTCCATCGCGATCGGCTGGATGAGCTCGACGGCCATCTCGGTGTTGTCACCGGGCATGACCATCTCGGTGCCCTCGGGCAGCTTCACGACACCGGTGACGTCCGTGGTGCGGAAGTAGAACTGCGGGCGGTAGTTGTCGTAGAACGGCGTGTGACGGCCACCCTCGTCCTTGGACAGGATGTAGACGTTGGCGTCGAAGCCGGTGTGCGGGGTGATCGAGCCGGGCTTGACGACGACCTGGCCGCGCTCGACGTCCTCGCGCTTGATGCCACGAAGGAGCAGACCGACGTTCTCGCCCGCGCGACCCTCGTCGAGGAGCTTGCGGAACATCTCGATGCCGGTGGCCGTGGTCTTGGTGGCGGGACCCTCGTGGATGCCGACGATCTCGACCTCCTCGTTGACCTTGAGGATGCCGCGCTCGATGCGACCGGTGACGACGGTGCCACGACCGGTGATCGTGAAGACGTCCTCGACGGGCATGAGGAACGGCTTGTCCGTCTCACGAACCGGCTCGGGGATGTAGTCGTCGACGGCGTCCATGAGCTCGAGCACGGTGGCGCCCCACTCCGGGTCGCCCTCGAGGGCCTTGAGGGCCGAGACCTTGACGACCGGCAGGTCGTCGCCCGGGAACTCGTAGGTGGACAGCAGCTCGCGGACCTCCATCTCGACGAGCTCGAGGATCTCCTCGTCGTCGACCATGTCGGCCTTGTTGAGCGCGACCACGACATAGGGGACGCCGACCTGGCGGGCCAGGAGGACGTGCTCCTTCGTCTGCGGCATCGGGCCGTCGGTGGCGGCGACGACGAGAATCGCACCGTCCATCTGGGCCGCACCGGTGATCATGTTCTTCACGTAGTCGGCGTGACCGGGGCAGTCGACGTGCGCGTAGTGACGACCCTCGGTCTGGTACTCGATGTGCGCGATGGAGATCGTGATACCGCGCTGCTTCTCCTCGGGCGCCTTGTCGATGTCGTCGAACGCGAACTGGGGGTTCAGGTCCGGGTACTTGTCGTGCAGAACCTTGGAAATCGCAGCCGTCAGCGTCGTCTTACCGTGGTCGATGTGACCGATGGTGCCGATGTTGACGTGCGGCTTGGTCCGCTCGAACTTTGCCTTCGCCACTTGATGTCCTCCTCAGGACTTGAGTGAGTTGAACGCCGATACGACCGGGCAGGACGTGGCGTCGTACTTGGGGTTGGTTGGGATGGCTTCTCAGCCGAGACCAGCGACCAGTCTAGCGGTCACTCGCCCCGGGTCTTCTTGATGATCTCCTCGGCCACCGACTTGGGGACCTCGGCGTAGGAGTCGAACTCCATCGAGTAGTTCGCCCGACCCTGGGTCTTGGACCGCAGGTCGCCGACGTACCCGAACATCTCGGAGAGCGGGACCAGGCCGCGGACGACCTTGGCACCACTGATGTCCTCCATGGCCTGGATGTGGCCACGGCGGGAGTTGATGTCACCGATGACGTCACCCATGTAGTCCTCCGGGGTGCGCACCTCGACGGCCATCATCGGCTCGAGCAGCACGGGCTCGCACTTGCGCACGGCCTCCTTAAGTGCCATCGAGCCGGCGATCTTGAACGCCATCTCCGAGGAGTCGACGTCGTGGTAGGCGCCGTCGAGCAGGGTGGCCTTGATCCCGACGAGCGGGTAGCCGGCCAGCACGCCGTACTGCATGGCGTCCTGGATGCCGTTGTCGACGGAGGGGATGTACTCGCGCGGGATGCGACCGCCCGTGACCTTGTTGGAGAACTCGTAGAGCTCACCCTCGGCCGTGTCGAGCGGCTCGAGCGCGATCTGGACCTTCGCGAACTGGCCCGACCCACCCGTCTGCTTCTTGTGGGTGTAGTCGTACTTCTCGATCGAGCGCTTGATCGTCTCGCGGTAGGCCACCTGCGGCTTGCCGACGTTGGCCTCGACCTTGAACTCGCGACGCATGCGGTCCACGAGGATGTCGAGGTGAAGCTCGCCCATGCCGGCGATGATCGTCTGGCCGGTGTCCTCGTCGAGGTGGACCTGGAACGTCGGGTCCTCCTCGGCGAGCTTCTGGATGGCCGTGCCGAGCTTCTCCTGGTCACCCTTGGTCTTGGGCTCGATGGCCACCTGGATGACGGGCTCGGGGAAGGTCATCGACTCGAGCACGACCGGCTTCTCGATGTCACACAGGGTGTCACCGGTGGTCGTGTTCTTCAGGCCGATGGCCGCGTAGATGTGGCCGGCCAGAGCGCCCTCGACGGGGTTCTCCTTGTTGGCGTGCATCTGGAAGAGCTTGCCGATGCGCTCCTTCTTGACCTTGGTCGCGTTCAGCACCTGGGTGCCGGCGGAGATCTGTCCGGAGTACACGCGGATGAAGGTCAGCGTGCCGAAGAACGGGTGCGAGGCGACCTTGAAGGCCAGGGCCGAGAACGGCTCGTCCTTGCTGGGCTCGCGGACGACCTTCTCCTCGTCGTTGCCGGGGGCGTGGCCCTCCATGGCGGGGACGTCGAGGGGCGAGGGCAGGTAGGACAGGACCGCGTCGAGCATGGGCTGCACGCCACGGTTCTTGAACGCCGAGCCGCACAGGACCGGGTAGACCTCGGAGGCGATGGTCAGCGCACGGATGCCGGCGACGATCTCCTCGGTGGTCAGCTCGGCACCCTCGAGGTACTTCTCCATGAGGGAGTCGTCGGCCTCGGCGACGCGCTCGATGAGGTGGTGGCGGTACTCCTCCACCTTCTGAACCATGTCGGCGGGGATCTCCTGGACCTCGTACTTCGCACCGAGGGTCACGTCACCCTTGGCGTCACCGGGCCACACGAGGGCGCGCTTGGTGATGAGGTCGATGACACCGATGAAGTCGTTCTCGGCACCGATGGGCAGCTGGAGCACGAGGGGCTCCGCGCCGAGGCGGTCCTTGATCGTGTCGACGGTGAAGTAGAAGTCCGCACCGAGCTTGTCCATCTTGTTGACGAAGCAGATGCGCGGCACGTTGTACTTGTCGGCCTGGCGCCACACCGTCTCGGACTGCGGCTCAACGCCCTCCTTGCCGTCGAACACGGCCACGGCGCCGTCGAGGACGCGCAGCGAGCGCTCGACCTCGACGGTGAAGTCGACGTGCCCGGGGGTGTCGATGATGTTGATCTGGTGGTCTTCCCAGAAGGAGGTCACGGCGGCAGACGTGATCGTGATGCCGCGCTCCTTCTCCTGCTCCATCCAGTCAGTCGTGGAGGCACCGTCGTGCGTCTCGCCCATCTTCCGGTTGACGCCGGTGTAGAAGAGGATGCGCTCGGTGACGGTGGTCTTGCCGGCGTCGATGTGCGCCATGATGCCGATGTTGCGGACCTTCTTGAGGTCCGTCAGGACGTCCTGTGCCACGTTCGTGTTCTCGTCTCGTTCGCTGCGGGGTGATGCGGTTGGTGGGGCTGGCGGCGGTGGCGCCAGCGGCGTCCGGATGCCGGGAGCGTCAGGTGACGCTCACGGCATCCGGACGCAGGTGGTCACCAGCGGTAGTGCGCGAAGGCCTTGTTGGACTCGGCCATCTTGTGCGTGTCCTCGCGGCGCTTGACTGCGGCACCGAGACCGTTGGAGGCGTCGAGGATCTCGTTCATGAGGCGCTCGGTCATCGTCTTCTCACGACGCTGACGCGAGTAGCCGACGAGCCAGCGCAGCGACAGGGTCGTGGCCCGGTTGGGCTTGACCTCGATCGGCACCTGGTAGGTCGCACCACCGACGCGGCGGGACTTGACCTCGAGCGTCGGCTTGATGTTGTCGAGCGCGCGCTTGAGGGTCTGGACGGGGTCGGTGCCGGTCTTCTCGCGGCAGCCCTCGAGGGCGCCGTAGACGATGGTCTCGGCGATCGACTTCTTGCCGTCGAGGAGGATCTTGTTGACGAGCGACGTCACGAGCGGGCTCTGGTAGACCGGGTCGACGACGAGCGGCCGCTTCGGAGCGGGTCCCTTGCGAGGCATCAGGCCTTACCCTTCTTCGCGCCGTAGCGGCTGCGGGCCTGCTGACGGTTCTTCACGCCCTGGGTGTCGAGGGCGCCACGGATGATCTTGTAGCGAACGCCGGGGAGGTCCCTCACACGGCCGCCACGCACGAGCACCATCGAGTGCTCCTGCAGGTTGTGGCCGACGCCGGGGATGTAGGCGGTGACCTCGATGCCACTGGTCAGGCGCACACGGGCGACCTTGCGCAGGGCCGAGTTCGGCTTCTTCGGGGTGGTGGTGTACACGCGCGTGCACACACCGCGGCGCTGCGGAGAGCCCTTGAGGGCAGGAGTCTTGACCTTGGTGGTCTTGTCCTGCCGGCCCTTGCGCACCAGCTGGTTGATGGTAGGCAACCTGGATCCTTTGCTTGTCTTCGTCGATGCCCGACAGTGCTGCCGAGGCTCCTTGGGGTGTCCGGTGCTCGACCCCCGCAGTCGGGCGTGTCACACCGGGTGCTCTTCCCTGCACTCCCCATGGCTCACCCGTGAGGGTCAGGACGTGGGGTGCCCGGCAAGAGGTGGGCGAGGCGCCTGCCCGACACCTCTCGGTGGCCGGCTGCGCTCCAGGGTCTGGACCTAGCCAGACACGATGACCAAGATTACCGGTATGCCGGGGTGGGTCCAAATCGCTGTGGTGGGCCCAGGGCTCAGCCCTCGCTGACGCCGAAGGCGGGCGGGTACGAGAACGGCCCCGCGAGGTCGGCCCGCCAGGCGTTGAGCCGCTTGACCAGGACCTGGTCGTCCGGCCACGGACCCGGTGTCGCGATGCCGTGGGGCGCGGCCGCCTCGAACCCGAAGTGCGCGTACCAGCCGGGGTCGCCCAGCAGGACGATGGAGGGTTCGTGGCGCTGGTCGGCGGTCACGATCACGGCGGCGACCAGCGCCGAGCCGATGCCCTCACCCTGCCGGTCGGGAAGGACGCCGATCGGGCCGAGGGCCACGGCGGGGCCCTCCCCCATCCGGGCCCGGCTGCACACGACGTGCCCGACGACCTCGCCGTGCACCTCGGCGACGAACGTCAAGGTGTCCAGCACGTCACCATCGGCACGCAGGCGGTCGAGGATCGCCACCTCGGCACAGCGATCCGCCCCCTCGGGCACCCCGAAGGCCGCCTCGTGCAGGGCGCGGGTGGGCTGTTCGTCTCCGGGCAGCTCGCGCCGGATGACCAGGGCTGGATCCATACCGGCATCCTCTCAGGGATCGCTCGTGACAGATCAGCCACCGTCGGCACACCTCACCCGGCAAACCCGTACTTCCCTGGACAACGCTTGTCGGGTGAAGTCGAGTTTTATCGGGTCACCCGATAAAGCCGAGCGCCGGGGGGCCGGGAAAGCCGAGCGCCGGGGGCCGGGGAAGCCGAACGGGCGGGGACGCACGGTGGTGACCCACCGGCATCCCCGCCCGTCTCGGTGCGGAGTGGCTGACCTCAGATGCGGTCGAGCCCGAGCTCGCTGTCGTCCAGGCGGACGGCCTCGCCGCTGCCCGCACCGAACGCGGTGTACGAGTAGTCGTCGTAGCTCGGCATCGAGTACATCGCGGCCTTGGCCTCCTCGGTCGGCTCCACCGCGATGTCGCGGTAGCGGGGCAGACCCGTACCGGCCGGGATGAGCTTGCCGAGGATGACGTTCTCCTTGAGGCCGAGCAGGGAGTCGGACTTGCCCTCCATGGCGGCCTCGGTGAGCACGCGGGTGGTCTCCTGGAAGGAGGCCGCCGACAGCCACGACTCGGTCGCGAGCGACGCCTTCGTGATACCCATCAGCTCGGGACGACCGGATGCCGGCTTGCCGCCCTCGGCGAGGACGCGGCGGTTCTCGTCCTCGAAGCGACCACGCTCGGCGAGCATGCCCGGAAGCAGGTCCGCGTCACCCGACTCGATGATCGTGATCCGGCGCAGCATCTGCCGCACGATGACCTCGATGTGCTTGTCGTGGATCGACACACCCTGCTGGCGGTACACGCTCTGCACCTCGTCGACGAGGTGCATCTGCGTCTGGCGCGGCCCGAGGATGCGCAGCACGTTCTTCGGGTCGATGTTTCCGGCCGTCAGACGGGTGCCGACCTCGACGTGCTGACCGTCCTGAACGAGCAGGCGGGCACGCTTGGTCACCGGGTACGCGTGCTCCTCGGAGCCGTCGTCCGGCGTGAGCAGCAGGCGACGCGTCTTGTCGGTCTCCTCGATGGTGATCCGGCCCGACGCCTCCGCGATCGGGGCGACACCCTTGGGGGTGCGCGCCTCGAAGAGCTCGACGACACGCGGCAGACCCTGCGTGATGTCGTCACCGGCCACACCACCGGTGTGGAAGGTACGCATCGTCAGCTGGGTGCCGGGCTCACCGATCGACTGGGCCGCGATGATGCCGACAGCCTCGCCGATGTCGACGA encodes the following:
- the rpsJ gene encoding 30S ribosomal protein S10; the protein is MAGQKIRIRLKSYDHEVIDSSARKIVDTVTRAGATVVGPVPLPTEKNVFCVIRSPHKYKDSREHFEMRTHKRLIDIIDPTPKAVDSLMRLDLPADVNIEIKL
- the rpsG gene encoding 30S ribosomal protein S7, with translation MPRKGPAPKRPLVVDPVYQSPLVTSLVNKILLDGKKSIAETIVYGALEGCREKTGTDPVQTLKRALDNIKPTLEVKSRRVGGATYQVPIEVKPNRATTLSLRWLVGYSRQRREKTMTERLMNEILDASNGLGAAVKRREDTHKMAESNKAFAHYRW
- the tuf gene encoding elongation factor Tu, with amino-acid sequence MAKAKFERTKPHVNIGTIGHIDHGKTTLTAAISKVLHDKYPDLNPQFAFDDIDKAPEEKQRGITISIAHIEYQTEGRHYAHVDCPGHADYVKNMITGAAQMDGAILVVAATDGPMPQTKEHVLLARQVGVPYVVVALNKADMVDDEEILELVEMEVRELLSTYEFPGDDLPVVKVSALKALEGDPEWGATVLELMDAVDDYIPEPVRETDKPFLMPVEDVFTITGRGTVVTGRIERGILKVNEEVEIVGIHEGPATKTTATGIEMFRKLLDEGRAGENVGLLLRGIKREDVERGQVVVKPGSITPHTGFDANVYILSKDEGGRHTPFYDNYRPQFYFRTTDVTGVVKLPEGTEMVMPGDNTEMAVELIQPIAMEEGLKFAIREGGRTVGAGRVTKITK
- the rplW gene encoding 50S ribosomal protein L23; the protein is MSQGKNPRDILIAPVVSEKSYGLLDQGKYTFIVDPRSNKTEIKIAVEQIFNVKVDSVHTMNRVGKARRTRFGIGKRKDTKRAIVTLREGSIDIFGSAGA
- the fusA gene encoding elongation factor G — its product is MAQDVLTDLKKVRNIGIMAHIDAGKTTVTERILFYTGVNRKMGETHDGASTTDWMEQEKERGITITSAAVTSFWEDHQINIIDTPGHVDFTVEVERSLRVLDGAVAVFDGKEGVEPQSETVWRQADKYNVPRICFVNKMDKLGADFYFTVDTIKDRLGAEPLVLQLPIGAENDFIGVIDLITKRALVWPGDAKGDVTLGAKYEVQEIPADMVQKVEEYRHHLIERVAEADDSLMEKYLEGAELTTEEIVAGIRALTIASEVYPVLCGSAFKNRGVQPMLDAVLSYLPSPLDVPAMEGHAPGNDEEKVVREPSKDEPFSALAFKVASHPFFGTLTFIRVYSGQISAGTQVLNATKVKKERIGKLFQMHANKENPVEGALAGHIYAAIGLKNTTTGDTLCDIEKPVVLESMTFPEPVIQVAIEPKTKGDQEKLGTAIQKLAEEDPTFQVHLDEDTGQTIIAGMGELHLDILVDRMRREFKVEANVGKPQVAYRETIKRSIEKYDYTHKKQTGGSGQFAKVQIALEPLDTAEGELYEFSNKVTGGRIPREYIPSVDNGIQDAMQYGVLAGYPLVGIKATLLDGAYHDVDSSEMAFKIAGSMALKEAVRKCEPVLLEPMMAVEVRTPEDYMGDVIGDINSRRGHIQAMEDISGAKVVRGLVPLSEMFGYVGDLRSKTQGRANYSMEFDSYAEVPKSVAEEIIKKTRGE
- a CDS encoding GNAT family N-acetyltransferase; this translates as MDPALVIRRELPGDEQPTRALHEAAFGVPEGADRCAEVAILDRLRADGDVLDTLTFVAEVHGEVVGHVVCSRARMGEGPAVALGPIGVLPDRQGEGIGSALVAAVIVTADQRHEPSIVLLGDPGWYAHFGFEAAAPHGIATPGPWPDDQVLVKRLNAWRADLAGPFSYPPAFGVSEG
- the rpsL gene encoding 30S ribosomal protein S12 — its product is MPTINQLVRKGRQDKTTKVKTPALKGSPQRRGVCTRVYTTTPKKPNSALRKVARVRLTSGIEVTAYIPGVGHNLQEHSMVLVRGGRVRDLPGVRYKIIRGALDTQGVKNRQQARSRYGAKKGKA
- the rplC gene encoding 50S ribosomal protein L3; this translates as MTTSTKTQKGLLGTKLGMTQVWDENNRLVPVTVIQAGPNVVTQVRDAETDGYAAVQLGYGAIDPRKVTKPLTGHFEKAGVTPRRHVVELRTADAGDYSLGQELGADTFEVGQSVDVTGTTKGKGFAGVMKRHGFKGVSSSHGSHRNHRKPGSIGGASTPGRVFKGMRMAGRMGGVRQTTQNITVHAVDAEKGLLLLKGAVPGPRGAVVLVRSAAKGA